Genomic segment of Paenibacillus polymyxa:
ATTTTTTCTCAGCTTGAGTAATTGCCCACTTTTCCAGTTGTTTGTCCAGACTCGTTTCAATCATATTGTAGGCGTAGTCTAGTTTCTCTGGTGTCTGCTCTACCAACAGCACATCGATTCCTTTGGACGCGAGCATTTCAGAAATCCCCTGTCCCATGGTGCCGCCGCCGATGACGCCGATTTTTTTAAATTGCATGATTCTTTACTCCACCCTTTCCTGGTCACTCTCATATATTGTATCCTTCTTTGTCGAAAAATACATGTTTATGTCCCAATAGATAATAATATCTTAGCACGGACTAAAAGTAAAAAAAAATAACCAGCATAAAAAATTATGCTGGTAATAAAGCATTTTCACTAAATTGACATCTAAATTGGTCTCCAGACAGAGTTTCTTCCTTCATCAGGATGTCAAGTGAGTTGTCGAACACAGGACGATGCTTTTCCAGCAACTCCAAAGTTCGGGTATGCAGGTCAGCCATAATCTCGCCATTTTCCCGCATAAGTTCTTCTTTGGTTACCATTTCCATGTTAATAATGCCAAGTGAAGTCAAACCGGAAGTCATCATCGTATGGACGATGTTCAGCGCCTGCTCAAAATCATTACTTGAGCCGGTACTGCGACCGCCATAGTACATTTCTTCCGCTGTAGCCCCTGCGAGCGAGATCATGATCTGCTCCTCCAGGAACTGCTTGGTGTATAAATAATGCTCTTGCTGTGGATTGTGGCGCACATAGCCAAGCGCTTTCCCACGTGGGCTAAGTGCTACCTGGCTTACGCTACCAGGACGAACAATTTCGGCCATAATAGCATGTCCCAGTTCATGAATCGCTACACGTTTTTTCTCTTCCAACGTCGATTCTCGATCTGTCTTTTCACCCATCATTACTTTGTCAATTGCCATCGACAGATGCTTCTGCGCAATCATTTTCTGATCCTGTCTCATCGCATAGATTGCCGCTTCATTCATCACGCTCTCCAGCTGTGCGCCGGAAAACCCGTAAGATTCCTCAGCAATTTTGTCCAGATTCGCATCTTCCTGAATCGGTTTGTTTTTGGCATGAATTTTAAGAATATGAAGACGGCCCTTCTTATCAGGCAAAT
This window contains:
- a CDS encoding AAA family ATPase is translated as MPRWIKETLIGIVPVTIIFLVFIGVNIIPLLVAGVMLSGLLMLMHARGGLAVGAGQERKRKKNGPDKLTFEEIGGQESAKQELREALDFLNRHDEISKFGIRPLKGVLLTGPPGTGKTLMAKAAAHYTNSVFVAASGSEFVEMYVGVGAGRVRELFREARTRAAKEKKENAIIFIDEIDVIGGKREGGQQREYDQTLNQLLTEMDGIYSADTPRILIIAATNRKEMLDSALTRPGRFDRHIQVDLPDKKGRLHILKIHAKNKPIQEDANLDKIAEESYGFSGAQLESVMNEAAIYAMRQDQKMIAQKHLSMAIDKVMMGEKTDRESTLEEKKRVAIHELGHAIMAEIVRPGSVSQVALSPRGKALGYVRHNPQQEHYLYTKQFLEEQIMISLAGATAEEMYYGGRSTGSSNDFEQALNIVHTMMTSGLTSLGIINMEMVTKEELMRENGEIMADLHTRTLELLEKHRPVFDNSLDILMKEETLSGDQFRCQFSENALLPA